One window of the Populus trichocarpa isolate Nisqually-1 chromosome 9, P.trichocarpa_v4.1, whole genome shotgun sequence genome contains the following:
- the LOC7478594 gene encoding mediator of RNA polymerase II transcription subunit 19a isoform X1, with the protein MDPESKKFGRGPRELTGAVDLISHYKLLPHYEYFCKRSLPLSIADTHYLHNVVGDTEIRKGERMQLDQLIQNTSRDSNACIQPFDLNVLREAFQLKETTPIDLPSAEKGTPTIAGKSKGESKDKDRKHKKQKDRDKEKDKEHKKHKRRHKDKDRSKDKDKEKKKDRSGHHDSGADHSKKHHEKKRKHDGDEDLNDVHKHKKSKHKSSKIDEIGVIKVAG; encoded by the exons ATGGATCCGGAAAGCAAGAAGTTTGGAAGAG GACCAAGAGAGCTGACTGGTGCTGTTGATCTTATAAGTCATTACAAGCTGTTGCCCCATTACGAATATTTCTGCAAGCGGTCACTTCCTTTGTCAATTGCTGACACACATTATCTTCACAATGTGGTGGGAGACACTGAAATTAGGAAAGGAGAACGGATGCAATTGGATCAGCTTATCCAAAATACCTCCAGAGATAGTAATGCATGCATACAGCCCTTTGACTTGAATGTACTTAGAGAGGCCTTCCAACTGAAGGAAACTACTCCCATAGATTTGCCTTCT gCAGAGAAGGGGACTCCGACCATAGCTGGGAAATCAAAAGGTGAGTCCAAGGACAAGGATAggaagcataaaaaacaaaaagacagaGATAAGGAGAAGGATAAAGAGCATAAGAAACATAAACGCCGTCATAAAGATAAAGATCGGAGTAAAGACAAagacaaggagaagaagaaggataGAAGTGGGCATCATGATTCTGGTGCTGATCACTCCAAAAAACACCACGAAAAG AAAAGGAAGCATGATGGGGATGAAGATCTTAATGATGTGCATAAGCACAAAAAAAGTAAG CATAAGAGCTCAAAGATTGATGAAATCGGTGTGATAAAGGTAGCAGGCTGA
- the LOC7478594 gene encoding mediator of RNA polymerase II transcription subunit 19a isoform X2 — protein MDPESKKFGRGPRELTGAVDLISHYKLLPHYEYFCKRSLPLSIADTHYLHNVVGDTEIRKGERMQLDQLIQNTSRDSNACIQPFDLNVLREAFQLKETTPIDLPSAEKGTPTIAGKSKGESKDKDRKHKKQKDRDKEKDKEHKKHKRRHKDKDRSKDKDKEKKKDRSGHHDSGADHSKKHHEKKRKHDGDEDLNDVHKHKKT, from the exons ATGGATCCGGAAAGCAAGAAGTTTGGAAGAG GACCAAGAGAGCTGACTGGTGCTGTTGATCTTATAAGTCATTACAAGCTGTTGCCCCATTACGAATATTTCTGCAAGCGGTCACTTCCTTTGTCAATTGCTGACACACATTATCTTCACAATGTGGTGGGAGACACTGAAATTAGGAAAGGAGAACGGATGCAATTGGATCAGCTTATCCAAAATACCTCCAGAGATAGTAATGCATGCATACAGCCCTTTGACTTGAATGTACTTAGAGAGGCCTTCCAACTGAAGGAAACTACTCCCATAGATTTGCCTTCT gCAGAGAAGGGGACTCCGACCATAGCTGGGAAATCAAAAGGTGAGTCCAAGGACAAGGATAggaagcataaaaaacaaaaagacagaGATAAGGAGAAGGATAAAGAGCATAAGAAACATAAACGCCGTCATAAAGATAAAGATCGGAGTAAAGACAAagacaaggagaagaagaaggataGAAGTGGGCATCATGATTCTGGTGCTGATCACTCCAAAAAACACCACGAAAAG AAAAGGAAGCATGATGGGGATGAAGATCTTAATGATGTGCATAAGCACAAAAAAA CATAA
- the LOC7478593 gene encoding molybdopterin biosynthesis protein CNX1 isoform X1 yields the protein MISAEEALQTILKVAQRLLPVSVPLHDALGKVLAEDIRAPDPLPPYPASVKDGYAVIASDGPGEYPVITESRAGNDGLGVTLTPGTVAYVTTGGPIPDGADAVVQVEDTRKVKDPLVERVKIMVQTRKGVDIRPVGCDIEKDVVVLKCGERLGVSEIGLLATVGVMMVKVYPMPTIAVLSTGDELVEPTTGVLNRGQIRDSNRAMLLAAAIQQQCKILDLGIARDDKEELERILDKAFSAGIHILLTSGGVSMGDRDFVKPLLENRGTVHFNKVCMKPGKPLTFAEINSKPADSIASGKILAFGLPGNPVSCLVCFHLFVVPAIRLVAGCANPHLLRVQACLHQPIKADPVRPEFHRAIIRWKANDGSGNPGFVAESTGHQMSSRLLSMKSANALLELPATGSVIPAGTSVSAIIISDLTSTSSSEIGLSSDAASSAQRNTCRETIAGETLNGEFKVAILTVSDTVASGAGPDRSGPRAVSVVNSSSEKLGARVVSTAVVPDDVSKIKAVVQKWSDTDRMDLILTLGGTGFSPRDVTPEATKELIEKETPGLLYVMMQESLKVTPFAMLSRSAAGIRGSTLIINMPGNPNAVAECVEALLPALKHALKQIKGDKREKHPRHITHAEAEPVDTWERSHKLASGNHTEPGCSCSH from the exons ATGATATCAGCAGAGGAAGCTCTCCAAACCATTCTCAAAGTCGCTCAGCGTCTGCTACCTGTCTCCGTTCCACTTCACGACGCTCTTGGCAAAGTCCTCGCCGAAGATATTCGCGCCCCCGATCCTCTCCCTCCTTATCCTGCCTCAGTCAAG gatGGATATGCAGTGATAGCATCAGACGGACCCGGAGAATATCCGGTTATAACAGAATCAAGAGCCGGAAATGATGGACTTGGTGTTACCTTAACTCCTGGAACCGTTGCTTATGTTACTACCGGAG gaCCGATACCTGATGGAGCGGACGCAGTTGTCCAGGTTGAGGATACCAGAAAGGTCAAAGACCCTTTGGTTGAGCGAGTGAAAATAATGGTACAGACTCGCAAAGGCGTTGATATTCGTCCTGTG GGATGTGACATTGAGAAAGATGTTGTGGTATTAAAATGTGGAGAAAGGTTAGGTGTTTCGGAGATTGGGTTGCTTGCTACTGTTGGTGTAATGATGGTGAAG GTATATCCTATGCCTACGATTGCGGTGCTTTCTACTGGAGATGAACTCGTGGAGCCAACAACTGGTGTTCTAAATCGTGGCCAG ATTAGGGACTCCAACCGTGCTATGTTACTGGCAGCTGCAATACAGCAGCAATGCAAGATTCTTGACCTTGGAATTGCTCGAGATGACAAGGAAGAACTTGAGAGGATCCTGGATAAAGCCTTTTCTGCTGGGATTCACATTCTTCTGACTTCTGGTGGTGTTTCCATGGGAGACAGGGATTTTGTGAAACCATTGCTCGAAAACAGAGGGACCGTACATTTTAACAAG GTTTGCATGAAGCCAGGAAAACCTTTGACATTTGCAGAAATCAACTCGAAACCAGCTGACAGTATTGCATCAGGGAAAATTCTGGCTTTTGGATTGCCTGGAAATCCAGTGAGCTGTCTAGTTTGTTTCCATCTCTTTGTAGTCCCTGCCATCCGCCTTGTTGCTGGATGTGCAAATCCTCATCTTCTGAG AGTGCAGGCTTGTCTTCACCAGCCCATAAAGGCAGATCCAGTGCGACCGGAATTTCATCGTGCAATTATTAGATGGAAGGCCAATGATGGATCAGGCAATCCTGG ATTTGTTGCTGAGAGCACTGGTCATCAAATGAGCAGTCGGCTTTTAAGTATGAAATCAGCTAATGCTTTATTGGAGTTGCCCGCAACAGGCAGTGTGATTCCTGCCGGAACTTCTGTCTCAGCCATCATAATTTCTGATTTAACTAGTACTTCTAGTAGTGAGATTGGCTTATCATCAGATGCAGCTTCTTCAGCACAGAGAAATACTTGTAGAGAAACAATTGCTGGTGAGACCTTGAATGGTGAGTTCAAAGTTGCTATTTTAACAGTGAGTGACACTGTTGCATCAGGGGCTGGGCCTGATCGAAG TGGCCCCAGGGCAGTGTCAGTTGTAAATTCCTCATCAGAAAAATTAGGAGCAAGAGTAGTTTCAACAGCTGTTGTCCCAGATGATGTGAGCAAAATCAAGGCTGTTGTGCAGAAATGGAGTGATACTGATAGAATGGATCTCATTCTTACCTTAG gTGGCACTGGCTTTAGCCCGAGAGATGTGACTCCTGAAGCAACCAAGGAGTTAATTGAGAAGGAAACACCTGGCCTTCTATATGTCATGATGCAAGAGAGTTTAAAG GTGACACCTTTTGCTATGCTATCACGATCTGCAGCAGGAATAAGAGGCTCAACATTG ATCATCAATATGCCTGGGAATCCTAATGCGGTTGCAGAATGCGTGGAGGCTTTATTGCCTGCTCTCAAGCATGCACTAAAGCAGATCAAGGGAGACAAGAGAGAGAAACATCCTCGTCACATTACTCATGCAGAAGCAGAACCTGTAGATACATGGGAACGCAGCCATAAGCTGGCCTCTGGCAACCACACAGAGCCCGGCTGTTCATGTTCCCATTaa
- the LOC7478593 gene encoding molybdopterin biosynthesis protein CNX1 isoform X2 — protein sequence MISAEEALQTILKVAQRLLPVSVPLHDALGKVLAEDIRAPDPLPPYPASVKDGYAVIASDGPGEYPVITESRAGNDGLGVTLTPGTVAYVTTGGPIPDGADAVVQVEDTRKVKDPLVERVKIMGCDIEKDVVVLKCGERLGVSEIGLLATVGVMMVKVYPMPTIAVLSTGDELVEPTTGVLNRGQIRDSNRAMLLAAAIQQQCKILDLGIARDDKEELERILDKAFSAGIHILLTSGGVSMGDRDFVKPLLENRGTVHFNKVCMKPGKPLTFAEINSKPADSIASGKILAFGLPGNPVSCLVCFHLFVVPAIRLVAGCANPHLLRVQACLHQPIKADPVRPEFHRAIIRWKANDGSGNPGFVAESTGHQMSSRLLSMKSANALLELPATGSVIPAGTSVSAIIISDLTSTSSSEIGLSSDAASSAQRNTCRETIAGETLNGEFKVAILTVSDTVASGAGPDRSGPRAVSVVNSSSEKLGARVVSTAVVPDDVSKIKAVVQKWSDTDRMDLILTLGGTGFSPRDVTPEATKELIEKETPGLLYVMMQESLKVTPFAMLSRSAAGIRGSTLIINMPGNPNAVAECVEALLPALKHALKQIKGDKREKHPRHITHAEAEPVDTWERSHKLASGNHTEPGCSCSH from the exons ATGATATCAGCAGAGGAAGCTCTCCAAACCATTCTCAAAGTCGCTCAGCGTCTGCTACCTGTCTCCGTTCCACTTCACGACGCTCTTGGCAAAGTCCTCGCCGAAGATATTCGCGCCCCCGATCCTCTCCCTCCTTATCCTGCCTCAGTCAAG gatGGATATGCAGTGATAGCATCAGACGGACCCGGAGAATATCCGGTTATAACAGAATCAAGAGCCGGAAATGATGGACTTGGTGTTACCTTAACTCCTGGAACCGTTGCTTATGTTACTACCGGAG gaCCGATACCTGATGGAGCGGACGCAGTTGTCCAGGTTGAGGATACCAGAAAGGTCAAAGACCCTTTGGTTGAGCGAGTGAAAATAATG GGATGTGACATTGAGAAAGATGTTGTGGTATTAAAATGTGGAGAAAGGTTAGGTGTTTCGGAGATTGGGTTGCTTGCTACTGTTGGTGTAATGATGGTGAAG GTATATCCTATGCCTACGATTGCGGTGCTTTCTACTGGAGATGAACTCGTGGAGCCAACAACTGGTGTTCTAAATCGTGGCCAG ATTAGGGACTCCAACCGTGCTATGTTACTGGCAGCTGCAATACAGCAGCAATGCAAGATTCTTGACCTTGGAATTGCTCGAGATGACAAGGAAGAACTTGAGAGGATCCTGGATAAAGCCTTTTCTGCTGGGATTCACATTCTTCTGACTTCTGGTGGTGTTTCCATGGGAGACAGGGATTTTGTGAAACCATTGCTCGAAAACAGAGGGACCGTACATTTTAACAAG GTTTGCATGAAGCCAGGAAAACCTTTGACATTTGCAGAAATCAACTCGAAACCAGCTGACAGTATTGCATCAGGGAAAATTCTGGCTTTTGGATTGCCTGGAAATCCAGTGAGCTGTCTAGTTTGTTTCCATCTCTTTGTAGTCCCTGCCATCCGCCTTGTTGCTGGATGTGCAAATCCTCATCTTCTGAG AGTGCAGGCTTGTCTTCACCAGCCCATAAAGGCAGATCCAGTGCGACCGGAATTTCATCGTGCAATTATTAGATGGAAGGCCAATGATGGATCAGGCAATCCTGG ATTTGTTGCTGAGAGCACTGGTCATCAAATGAGCAGTCGGCTTTTAAGTATGAAATCAGCTAATGCTTTATTGGAGTTGCCCGCAACAGGCAGTGTGATTCCTGCCGGAACTTCTGTCTCAGCCATCATAATTTCTGATTTAACTAGTACTTCTAGTAGTGAGATTGGCTTATCATCAGATGCAGCTTCTTCAGCACAGAGAAATACTTGTAGAGAAACAATTGCTGGTGAGACCTTGAATGGTGAGTTCAAAGTTGCTATTTTAACAGTGAGTGACACTGTTGCATCAGGGGCTGGGCCTGATCGAAG TGGCCCCAGGGCAGTGTCAGTTGTAAATTCCTCATCAGAAAAATTAGGAGCAAGAGTAGTTTCAACAGCTGTTGTCCCAGATGATGTGAGCAAAATCAAGGCTGTTGTGCAGAAATGGAGTGATACTGATAGAATGGATCTCATTCTTACCTTAG gTGGCACTGGCTTTAGCCCGAGAGATGTGACTCCTGAAGCAACCAAGGAGTTAATTGAGAAGGAAACACCTGGCCTTCTATATGTCATGATGCAAGAGAGTTTAAAG GTGACACCTTTTGCTATGCTATCACGATCTGCAGCAGGAATAAGAGGCTCAACATTG ATCATCAATATGCCTGGGAATCCTAATGCGGTTGCAGAATGCGTGGAGGCTTTATTGCCTGCTCTCAAGCATGCACTAAAGCAGATCAAGGGAGACAAGAGAGAGAAACATCCTCGTCACATTACTCATGCAGAAGCAGAACCTGTAGATACATGGGAACGCAGCCATAAGCTGGCCTCTGGCAACCACACAGAGCCCGGCTGTTCATGTTCCCATTaa
- the LOC7478592 gene encoding BTB/POZ and MATH domain-containing protein 5 isoform X1, producing the protein MTEPNPLVSPTTSRSVTETVNGSHKFVIQGYSLAKGMGVGKHIASDNFTVGGYQWAIYFYPDGKNPEDHSAYVSVFIALASEGTDVRALFELTLVDQSGKGKHKVHSHFDRSLEGGPYTLKYRGSMWGYKRFFRRAMLETSDYLKDDCLKINCTVGVVVSATNSSQLNSIQVPESDIGAHFGMLLDNMEGSDVIFNVAGEKFHAHKLVLSARSPFFRSKFFDDGVEEDEQEIVISDLEPVVFKVIFIPIRSYLLKAYWVRICVLVGFLCLFISLCDSLQAMLHFIYRDTLTEDVDMATSSSSPVCSVSETLTTKLLAAADRYGLDRLRLMCESHLCKDISVNSVSSILALADCHHATELKAVCLKFAAENLAAVMRSDGFTYLKENCPSLQSELLKTVAGCEEDCSSEGGKSRSVWAQLSDGCDTNGRRVRQRT; encoded by the exons ATGACCGAACCGAACCCACTGGTCTCGCCCACAACCTCCCGGTCCGTAACCGAAACGGTAAACGGCTCTCACAAGTTCGTAATACAAGGCTATTCACTGGCGAAAGGAATGGGAGTAGGAAAACACATCGCGAGCGATAATTTTACGGTGGGAGGGTATCAATGGGCGATTTATTTTTACCCAGATGGGAAAAATCCGGAAGATCATTCAGCTTATGTGTCCGTTTTTATCGCGTTGGCTAGCGAGGGGACGGATGTTAGGGCTTTGTTTGAATTGACGCTTGTTGATCAGAGTGGGAAAGGAAAACATAAAGTTCATAGTCATTTTGATCGGTCGCTTGAGGGTGGGCCTTATACGTTGAAGTATCGCGGTAGTATGTg GGGTTACAAGCGATTTTTCAGACGAGCAATGCTTGAAACATCGGATTACCTTAAGGATGATTGCTTGAAAATTAATTGTACTGTTGGAGTAGTAGTTTCCGCAACAAATAGTTCCCAGTTAAACTCAATTCAGGTTCCAGAGTCTGATATAGGAGCTCATTTTGGCATGCTGCTCGACAATATGGAAGGTTCAGATGTTATTTTTAACGTGGCAGGGGAAAAATTCCATGCTCATAAGTTGGTGTTGTCTGCCCGATCTCCTTTTTTTCGATCTAAATTTTTTGATGATGGCGTAGAGGAAGATGAACAAGAGATTGTCATTTCTGATCTGGAACCTGTGGTTTTCAAGGTGATTTTTATTCCCATAAGATCGTATCTCTTAAAGGCATATTGGGTCAGGATTTGTGTTCTTGTTGGTTttctgtgtttatttatttccttatgTGATTCCCTACAGGCTATGCTGCACTTCATATACCGAGATACTCTCACTGAAGATGTGGACATGGCAACTTCTAGCTCTTCTCCTGTCTGCTCCGTGTCTGAAACATTAACAACAAAGCTGCTAGCTGCAGCAGACAGGTATGGTCTGGACAGACTCAGACTGATGTGCGAGTCTCATCTCTGCAAGGATATATCTGTGAATTCTGTTTCCAGCATCCTTGCCTTGGCTGACTGTCATCACGCAACAGAGTTAAAAGCTGTTTGCCTAAAATTCGCTGCTGAAAACCTTGCAG CTGTAATGCGGTCAGATGGCTTTACCTACCTCAAGGAGAACTGCCCATCACTGCAATCAGAGTTACTGAAGACGGTGGCAGGTTGTGAGGAGGATTGCAGCAGTGAAGGTGGAAAGTCACGGAGTGTATGGGCCCAACTTTCAGATGGTTGTGACACCAATGGCCGAAGAGTCAGACAAAGAACCTAG
- the LOC7478592 gene encoding BTB/POZ and MATH domain-containing protein 4 isoform X2 produces MTEPNPLVSPTTSRSVTETVNGSHKFVIQGYSLAKGMGVGKHIASDNFTVGGYQWAIYFYPDGKNPEDHSAYVSVFIALASEGTDVRALFELTLVDQSGKGKHKVHSHFDRSLEGGPYTLKYRGSMWGYKRFFRRAMLETSDYLKDDCLKINCTVGVVVSATNSSQLNSIQVPESDIGAHFGMLLDNMEGSDVIFNVAGEKFHAHKLVLSARSPFFRSKFFDDGVEEDEQEIVISDLEPVVFKAMLHFIYRDTLTEDVDMATSSSSPVCSVSETLTTKLLAAADRYGLDRLRLMCESHLCKDISVNSVSSILALADCHHATELKAVCLKFAAENLAAVMRSDGFTYLKENCPSLQSELLKTVAGCEEDCSSEGGKSRSVWAQLSDGCDTNGRRVRQRT; encoded by the exons ATGACCGAACCGAACCCACTGGTCTCGCCCACAACCTCCCGGTCCGTAACCGAAACGGTAAACGGCTCTCACAAGTTCGTAATACAAGGCTATTCACTGGCGAAAGGAATGGGAGTAGGAAAACACATCGCGAGCGATAATTTTACGGTGGGAGGGTATCAATGGGCGATTTATTTTTACCCAGATGGGAAAAATCCGGAAGATCATTCAGCTTATGTGTCCGTTTTTATCGCGTTGGCTAGCGAGGGGACGGATGTTAGGGCTTTGTTTGAATTGACGCTTGTTGATCAGAGTGGGAAAGGAAAACATAAAGTTCATAGTCATTTTGATCGGTCGCTTGAGGGTGGGCCTTATACGTTGAAGTATCGCGGTAGTATGTg GGGTTACAAGCGATTTTTCAGACGAGCAATGCTTGAAACATCGGATTACCTTAAGGATGATTGCTTGAAAATTAATTGTACTGTTGGAGTAGTAGTTTCCGCAACAAATAGTTCCCAGTTAAACTCAATTCAGGTTCCAGAGTCTGATATAGGAGCTCATTTTGGCATGCTGCTCGACAATATGGAAGGTTCAGATGTTATTTTTAACGTGGCAGGGGAAAAATTCCATGCTCATAAGTTGGTGTTGTCTGCCCGATCTCCTTTTTTTCGATCTAAATTTTTTGATGATGGCGTAGAGGAAGATGAACAAGAGATTGTCATTTCTGATCTGGAACCTGTGGTTTTCAAG GCTATGCTGCACTTCATATACCGAGATACTCTCACTGAAGATGTGGACATGGCAACTTCTAGCTCTTCTCCTGTCTGCTCCGTGTCTGAAACATTAACAACAAAGCTGCTAGCTGCAGCAGACAGGTATGGTCTGGACAGACTCAGACTGATGTGCGAGTCTCATCTCTGCAAGGATATATCTGTGAATTCTGTTTCCAGCATCCTTGCCTTGGCTGACTGTCATCACGCAACAGAGTTAAAAGCTGTTTGCCTAAAATTCGCTGCTGAAAACCTTGCAG CTGTAATGCGGTCAGATGGCTTTACCTACCTCAAGGAGAACTGCCCATCACTGCAATCAGAGTTACTGAAGACGGTGGCAGGTTGTGAGGAGGATTGCAGCAGTGAAGGTGGAAAGTCACGGAGTGTATGGGCCCAACTTTCAGATGGTTGTGACACCAATGGCCGAAGAGTCAGACAAAGAACCTAG
- the LOC7478592 gene encoding BTB/POZ and MATH domain-containing protein 4 isoform X3, which produces MTEPNPLVSPTTSRSVTETVNGSHKFVIQGYSLAKGMGVGKHIASDNFTVGGYQWAIYFYPDGKNPEDHSAYVSVFIALASEGTDVRALFELTLVDQSGKGKHKVHSHFDRSLEGGPYTLKYRGSMGYKRFFRRAMLETSDYLKDDCLKINCTVGVVVSATNSSQLNSIQVPESDIGAHFGMLLDNMEGSDVIFNVAGEKFHAHKLVLSARSPFFRSKFFDDGVEEDEQEIVISDLEPVVFKAMLHFIYRDTLTEDVDMATSSSSPVCSVSETLTTKLLAAADRYGLDRLRLMCESHLCKDISVNSVSSILALADCHHATELKAVCLKFAAENLAAVMRSDGFTYLKENCPSLQSELLKTVAGCEEDCSSEGGKSRSVWAQLSDGCDTNGRRVRQRT; this is translated from the exons ATGACCGAACCGAACCCACTGGTCTCGCCCACAACCTCCCGGTCCGTAACCGAAACGGTAAACGGCTCTCACAAGTTCGTAATACAAGGCTATTCACTGGCGAAAGGAATGGGAGTAGGAAAACACATCGCGAGCGATAATTTTACGGTGGGAGGGTATCAATGGGCGATTTATTTTTACCCAGATGGGAAAAATCCGGAAGATCATTCAGCTTATGTGTCCGTTTTTATCGCGTTGGCTAGCGAGGGGACGGATGTTAGGGCTTTGTTTGAATTGACGCTTGTTGATCAGAGTGGGAAAGGAAAACATAAAGTTCATAGTCATTTTGATCGGTCGCTTGAGGGTGGGCCTTATACGTTGAAGTATCGCGGTAGTAT GGGTTACAAGCGATTTTTCAGACGAGCAATGCTTGAAACATCGGATTACCTTAAGGATGATTGCTTGAAAATTAATTGTACTGTTGGAGTAGTAGTTTCCGCAACAAATAGTTCCCAGTTAAACTCAATTCAGGTTCCAGAGTCTGATATAGGAGCTCATTTTGGCATGCTGCTCGACAATATGGAAGGTTCAGATGTTATTTTTAACGTGGCAGGGGAAAAATTCCATGCTCATAAGTTGGTGTTGTCTGCCCGATCTCCTTTTTTTCGATCTAAATTTTTTGATGATGGCGTAGAGGAAGATGAACAAGAGATTGTCATTTCTGATCTGGAACCTGTGGTTTTCAAG GCTATGCTGCACTTCATATACCGAGATACTCTCACTGAAGATGTGGACATGGCAACTTCTAGCTCTTCTCCTGTCTGCTCCGTGTCTGAAACATTAACAACAAAGCTGCTAGCTGCAGCAGACAGGTATGGTCTGGACAGACTCAGACTGATGTGCGAGTCTCATCTCTGCAAGGATATATCTGTGAATTCTGTTTCCAGCATCCTTGCCTTGGCTGACTGTCATCACGCAACAGAGTTAAAAGCTGTTTGCCTAAAATTCGCTGCTGAAAACCTTGCAG CTGTAATGCGGTCAGATGGCTTTACCTACCTCAAGGAGAACTGCCCATCACTGCAATCAGAGTTACTGAAGACGGTGGCAGGTTGTGAGGAGGATTGCAGCAGTGAAGGTGGAAAGTCACGGAGTGTATGGGCCCAACTTTCAGATGGTTGTGACACCAATGGCCGAAGAGTCAGACAAAGAACCTAG